The segment GATAAAACATTGTTCTTAATCGTTTTAAATTATTTTAATTCCAGGATTTTTCATCTTATTTCTTATCATTGCATTAAGAAGCAATGGAGTTGACATTTCAACAAGATATGCTAATGCACCTGGTCCAAGATAAATTGGTCTTAAACCTTCAATTTCATTAATTAATCCATTTACTACTTCCACTGACTCTTTACTATCTCCTGCAACAAATATGTCATAATCTAATTTTAAAGTTGGATTAACGAGTTTTTTTTCAGAAATTACATGAAATGCTGAAACAAGTTTTGTTTTATCTTTCATATGTTTCTCTACTGTTTGATGTGAAAATGGTTTATTTTCTTTTATTGCAACGCATTCAAAACCAGTGTCTGTTTTTGTCATAGGAACAATTGGTGATACAACAACACAGTTATCATTAATCTGTGGTAATAACTCTGAGCAAATTGCATCAATATTTTCATACGGAATTGATAAGACTAGAATATCTGATTCTTTAGCAACTGTTGTGTTATCTGTACCTGTGATATTTCCATTAATAGAACCATATGCCTCTTTTACTAATTCTGAATATTCTTGAGCTGATGCATTTGCACGTTCAGCATCTCTTGAACCGATCAAAACATTATGATCTTTGCACCATCTAACGGCAAAACCTTTTCCCATTCCACCAGTTCCACCAATGATACCAACTTTCATGAATGCGCTCTGCCAATGTTATTATTATCTCTATTGAAGACAAATTCGTAATAGAACATGATAATTTTTCTTAGACATGGACAGGCTGAAAACAACACCAAAAAAATTCTAGCAGGTAGAACTCCTGGAATTAACCTGACTGAACAAGGAAGGGAACAAGCTGAACAGGCTGGTGAGATGATTAAATCGCTTAACATCTCTGCAATTTACTCTAGTCCAATTGATAGAGCAATGCAAACTGCAGAAATTGTTGGAAAACATTGCAATCTAAAGCCAATCTCTGATGATCGACTAATCGAACTTGATA is part of the Candidatus Nitrosopelagicus brevis genome and harbors:
- the npdG gene encoding NADPH-dependent F420 reductase — encoded protein: MKVGIIGGTGGMGKGFAVRWCKDHNVLIGSRDAERANASAQEYSELVKEAYGSINGNITGTDNTTVAKESDILVLSIPYENIDAICSELLPQINDNCVVVSPIVPMTKTDTGFECVAIKENKPFSHQTVEKHMKDKTKLVSAFHVISEKKLVNPTLKLDYDIFVAGDSKESVEVVNGLINEIEGLRPIYLGPGALAYLVEMSTPLLLNAMIRNKMKNPGIKII